In Mycteria americana isolate JAX WOST 10 ecotype Jacksonville Zoo and Gardens chromosome Z, USCA_MyAme_1.0, whole genome shotgun sequence, the sequence CGTTTTGCTATTAATGTAGCATTCTTCTCCCCTTAATTGGCTATAGTTGTCTCCAGAAAATTGGAGATTTTTATCAAGTGTATGTAAGAATATCTTGTAGATGTAAAGAACTTCATTAGCATTGAAAGGCGTATTATTAGTCAGCAACAAACACAGGCACttatgctttttaaatgtgtCAGCTACACGAttcttcagtattaaaaaaagctacaCCTTACACGTTGTTATAGAGTATTTTGCAGCAAACTGGCAAATCAGAACAAGTTGAAAATTCTACAAATACACATTCCAactaaagaagtaaaattaaaacagagaTAAGAATGATAAAACAGCATAAGCTTATTTATACTGTTTTCACATTAAGGTCACGTTCATGTTGTTTCTGTATAGTTTTCATTacgtggttttttttctttctttaagatttACAATGCAGCCATTTGTGTTTAAAAGTTAGAAacaggcaacagagaaaaaattatttaggcAGCATAGTAAAATCAAGTATTGTTTGCTGTGCGAGGAAGGTTGGACTGATCTAGAATCAGACTGTCACGTGTATCAGAAGTCGGTCTGGCAGTGACAAGGAACAAAGCTGCTGATAGCATCAATACTTAATTTTGGATTTGAGAAATACCCTGCTAGGACAGGTGTGCAAACTTACACCCCAGAGCCACTTTTCAGCCTGCCTACGGTCCCAAAATAATATCCCAGTGATCGCACGCCCTCCACCGCTAACAACGGCACAATGACCTCTTAGCACAGGAACCGTAGGGGGCTACATGCCGAAACACCGTTCTGTGAAAAGGGGAGTAACAGAATAGACACGTCATCTCCAAAAAGGTGTGTGCATACTCTACAGTTCACACATCTTATAAACTAATGCAACAAACCGTTACCGGACACGAGATTATCTGAGACTAAGAGCCATTAGCAACTGGGAAGGAGGATTCGTCTCTGCACGGTTTGCTTTTAACGTTATTCTGACAAAAACTATTTTTAGTTGAATTTGCATATTTACCAGCGGGCCGGATACCACCGTGGGAGGGggtttcctttttaaacattGCACtagtaagaaaataaacatcttgCACACAGAAAAAACCGCAACTGAAAAGGAACTGCCAGCACAGAGACCAAGGAGTAATTATCGGGCCTAAACATATTGCTGACCGGAGCCGCCCGGCTCTTCCCGGAAGCTCCCTCAGGGCAGACTTTCGGCGCCCGGGAACCCCTCACGCCGGCGGCCCCCTAGTCCCTATCCCCCGTCCGCGGCCTACCTCCGCCGGCGCCGCGTGCCTTCCCGAGGAGCTTCCAGACATCCTCAGCCCGGGCGGGGCCCATCCGCCGCGCGGTCCCGCTGCCACAACCGGGCCTGAGGGGAAgagccccgctcccggggcggcCGACGCGGAGGCAGCACCCGGACGGGCTGAGGCGGCAGCAGGCCGAGTTCCCTCACACCGGACCGCCGAGCTCCGCAGGGCCCTTCTCCTCCGGCGGCTCTTAGCTGTCCGCGGCGCGCCTGCCTGCCTTGgctgcccccctgcccgcccgcccgcgggcagggcgggtGACGCCATCggcgtgcggcggcggcggcggaggcccCCGCGCACGTGTCTCCTAGGCGAcgagcggcgccgccgccggcgcggAGCAGCAGCATGAGGCGGCCCAACATTTTGCTCACCGGTGcggggcggtggtggtggcgggCCGGGTGCCGGGCCGGGTGCCGGGCCGGGTGCCGGGCCGGCTCGAAGCGGGAGGACGCCGGTCGTCTCCGGGCCGCTTGgtcgcggcggggcgcggggtgGGCCTGCGGGGAGAGGCCCCAGCCCTGTTCACAGCCCGGGGTGATCGGGGGTGTGGGGTCCGTGCGGAGGCGGTGCCGGGCTGCTCTGCTTGAAAACTTGGGGGTTTTCCATATTAGTTAGGGCTTTTAAATGAGGGCAGGTTTAACTTTTGCATCATCCCGGTTGGCGTAACACTTCTGTGCAAACTGAGAGTTTTCTTCGTAGTTGCTTTTTAATCTCTAGACATTGCTCGTATCTGTTTTTCCTTGTCACGGAGCTTTTTGCCCCCTTTTTCTTAGACGAAATTGCCAACACAGACTGACAAACGTTGCCTTTTTGACTCCTTAGAAGCTTATTTGAAGATGACTTGCACTCTGTTCTCGTACTGGTTTATATGGGGTTTTGTCTTTAGGTACTCCGGGTGTTGGGAAAACCACGCTCGGAAAAGAACTTGCATCGAGAGCCGGGATGACCTATATTAATGTGGGTGACATGGCAAAGGAAGGTAGGCCATATTAACAAAGTAGTCTGTCAAAGTACTTTAGATACTTCTGCTTTGTGTAACCATGCGCTTGTAGTGCATCTATTATATATTAAATGAAAAGGCAATGAGTTTgctttaacagaaatatttttggtgttatgagttaaaaaagcatttctgtaacaCTAGCATGCTGTGTATTAAGGAATAAGTAACAAACTGCTCCTTGTATGGATTTGTAAACAAAGCGTTCCTTGCTCTGAGTACTATCTTTTGTTTGCATCCTCCTGAAATGTACGtaacaatataaataattttaatagctgCTGTTACTTCACAAACCtccacaaattatttttgctgcagGAGAACTGTATGAAGGTTTTGATGAGGAATATGATTGTCCCATTTTGGATGAAGACAGGGTAAGTCCAACTTCAAAACCTAGTGGTTTTGTATTTTGactttctgtaatttcagatAAATTTGcctatctttgtttcttttgtaggTAATCGATGAACTAGAAGATAAAATGAGTGAGGGGGGAGTTATTGTCGATTATCACGGCTGTGATTTTTTCCCCGAACGGTGGTTTCATATAGTATTTGTACTTCGTACAGAAAATTCATTTCTGTATGACAGACTTGAAAGCAGGTATGTCAGTGGAGTAAATAAGGAGTAGAGTATGTCATACAATTTCACTGGAGATTTTTCTAGGGTATAAATTACTGATTCTCTATAGAATACTTGATAGTTCTCTGCATATCTACAACTGTCTCTCAGTATTGCTCTTGTTTTCTAGGGGCTACAAAGGGAAAAAGCTGCAAGACAACATTCAGTGTGAAATTTTTCAGACACTTTATGAGGAAGCTATGGTGTCATACAGAGAGGAAATTGTACGCCAGTTACCCAGCAACACTCCAGAAGACCTAGAGAGAAATTTGGATCAGATTATGCAATGGATTGAGCAATGGATGAAGGACAACAATTGACATTTGGTGAAAAAGTAACTCTGCTGGATTGCTTCCCGGGAGGGTTTAATAAATGACGTTAATAATTCTTGTATgataaattgaaattaattttattgtaatttgaTACGGTTGGGGACTAGAAGACGGTTCAGAATAGCCAGGTTGTAATGCTTTGGAACAGCCTTTGAAGCACTCTGGGAGAGGCACACAGGAGAACTGACCAAGTGAAAATTCAGCAGTGAATTAAAGGATGAAAATGACCTGGTTGCCCTTAGCAGGTTCAGTAACAGAGAATTTTTTGGAGCTCACCATTAAACCCaaaccttcccccccacctctcccaAGAAAACTGTAAAATCCTGAAAACTGATGGCAGTTGAGGAGCTTTTGACTTCTAAAGGGTAAAGCAGTGTCCTGAAAATGAGTTAgtctgtttctgaatttttagaCTAAAAACTGCTATACTCTGCTGTACTCTTGAATGCATGGAAGCTAATGTAGAGTGAGGGGTGTATGATACAGTTGAAGGAGGGTGCTTTGTTTTGGAGGGAAGAGAAGTGACGTGGTAAGagagctattttaaaatgatTACACAGAACTTCAGGGATTACTTAACGGTGTAAGGAAACATCAGCTGTATCTGCACTGGTGTGGAATATTAGtaagttttatttctccttttcctctcagtATTCTCCATCACCCTTCCCAATCATGGAACATATTTATTGCTGTAGGTTTATCAAGGAAATATGTCATTTGGCAGGATAATGAACCTGCAGCAATCCAAAACATGGTTACACCTAAAATACTGGCAGCCATCTGTTCTAATTGCTTGTAAAGCCTGGGTTCTGGGGCTGTGCAAAGTAGAAATAacctttcttcactgaaaaggtggCTTGTAAAGCCTTGTGAAAGATTCTGTAGAAAGTGATTGCTAATAAAGTTTTTATACACACGAGTTTGAATAGTAAGGCTCTATTTGCTTGAAAATTTCTATTGTAAAGAGTATTATGGTTGCATAgttaagattcttttttttattccaaatttggTATAGACTTCTTGTGAGATTTACAGAGGAATACTGCATCAGCAATTTGACCCTTGTATAAACCGCAGTGGTGGAACATCTGGAGTTTCCTTGCAGAATCGGGACCAAATGCTGTGGAAGCGCGCGCGCGTACGCGTATGGCTCTTGATCAGCCGCTTTCGGGGTTATTGCTTGAAAGGGAAAGCGGGTGGAGGGAGGTCTCTGGCATGGCGGTCTCGGGACAGCACCGGTTCTTGGGAACGCTTCGAATGACCGCGTCTTGTCACGTAAGATCGCGTTTCCAAAAGCTGCTCGGGATGCGTGTAAATGCTGTTGTGGCTGGGGGGCAGGATACAGAGCTGGCTCTAGACCAGGATACAGATCCTGCGGGCAggataaaagagaaggaaaggccCAGCTCCGCTTTGTCGCTCGGTCCCTGCGCTCCGAGCAGCCTCCCGGGGAGCTGTCGCCTCACTTTCCGGGTGCCGGCAGTGGGACGTGGTGCTCCCGCCGCCCTCGCCAGCGCTccagcccgccccggggcggcaccggcagcgcggcggccggcCGGGCAGGTGGGTCGGGGCTGCGGGACGAGGAAAGGGAgcgggaggggcggcgggcgcgggtcCGCCGGCGGGCAGGAGCGCGGGGGTGTCGCGGGGCTCACCCGGGCGCTTCCACCCGCGACCGGCCACCGTCGCCCCCCCCTTGCCCGCTCTTCCCCCCCTTCgccccctcttccccccgccTTTGTCCCCCGCTTGCCCCCCCCGCCCACTTGTCCTTCCCTtgccccccttcccttcccgttCGCCCCCCCGTTGCCGCCCCTTGTCCCCTCTTGCCTCTCCCTAGCCCCCCCCGTCGCCGCCGGCAGACCCCATCCGCAGCGGGAGGTTTCACCGCGTTCGTGTTTTACCGTGGGGCGGGAGCGATGTTTTCTGGCAGCCCAAAGCCGTATCGGAAGCGGCCAGGCACCAGCAGCTTCAGATTTTTCACTTCagtgttgttttgctgttttaattatggagtttttctgtttttctaggtAAAATACATGTGGTTTTGCGAGAGGCACTGTTCACATTGCTAGTAAGTGAAGTGCCCTCAATcaggaacaaaaacaaaacccaggaggagaagatggaggaagcagaggaggatGACATGACATGCGGAGACTTGGGAAACGGACTTGGGAGAAGACCTGGAGGTGTTTATGAAGGGGAAAATTTACAAAACTGCTATTCATTTAGATCTAGGAAGGGATCTGGAAAGGTTTGTAATTCTCTCTTGTCAGCAAAGAGAGTGGAAGAAAGTGATGCTGCAGCTCTTCCCGGTTCAAAACGAAACAGTTTGTATGATGGATCATCCAAAAAGCCTGTTATCAGTTCAACCCGACAAAATAACTGTGGTAAGAGTAATTTTGAAGTTAATTATTCACCATGAGAAAAACCTCTTGCTAGCAAAACAGCAGATCAGCTGCTTCACAAGGTGCCATCAAGTTTAATTCAAACCGTTTGCCAAACCACTTTGAAATCTCTGAAGGATTCCAGGAAGTGTGTGTGCATTGCTGGGATCCAAGGCAGCCTCGCAGGTTAGGTGGTGCAGCCTGTAAGTCTGCCGTTAGCATCGCAAGAGGAGATGCTCAGCGCCATTGAGGCAGCGGAGCAGTCTCTGTTCCTAGACCTTCCTCCAAAAACATTAACAGTGAATGAGGCTGTGGCCCTTCTTAGTGTAGAATGaccatttttaaagtgtttagtTTTGCACTTGAAAGGGATATTTAGCAAAGAGCATCCTGTGGTGGGGGACAGCATTGTTTCTCTCTAAATACATACATGAAATTGAATGGAATTGCTTGAATTCCTGGTTTGTTTAAGTGTGTCTTCTCAGGGATTGTATCTAAAGCTTATGGCTAAATCTTCAAAATCCTGTTTGCTATTTAGTTGAAATGTGTGAATTCGCATAGTTTTGAGGTTAAGCAGTTGTTTTTAGAACCTGCACATCTCTGTTCTGGTGttgacattcaggtttttttgtgaagACAACACTGCTgtgaataaaatcaaataaaggcAGTGCTGTTCATTAACACTTCAGGTGCTTTCCCTtacattttttgccatttttagtattttgactGAACTATTTCCGTATaacttgcttatttctctcctttagACCACTATCCTCTCCACACACTGCAGTAAGCTAAGCCATGTAATTATTCTTTATTGGTTTCAGCAGCGTCAGAGAGATGTTACAAGAGCAGCGTAATTCCGATTGGTTTTGCTGTCCTTCTGACAGTCTCTGTATGATGTTTGTCTTAGATCTACATCTTTCACACAGCAATATCCATGAAAGCATGACTAAAGTCCACATGAACCTGACTTGGATTTAGCAGGAATCTGCATCTTAACATATCTCTGCGATGCTCAGTTTAAGAAAAACAGTACCAGTAATAACTGCTTGTTTAGAAGAGTATTGGATCTTGTGGAATACTCTACCACCATACTTCATCATGGTCTCTTGAAAATTGCCCCTACTTCTAAATAGTGCTAGCTACTATTGTGTTGAGTTTGGCTGTTGAAAAGTTACAatctaaaaataatctaaaaaatgaaattattttttgcatcAAGATGGCaattttgtggtggttttttttttaaaggaaattctaAAATAATTGTCTTTATCTTAGGTCTCTTTACAACTGATCTTTTTTTACCATTTCAATTCTTTAACTGTGAAACAATATGTTTGAGCTTAGTATTTATGTGTTTCTTAAATCTGTTTATTagctccagaagaaaaaaaccacaaagatgAAAATTCACCTCCGCATGTTACCTGTTTTCTGGGTAAAGCAAATTATcgtgttttcttttataaatattgcAGTATCTCATGATTTAGTATTTCATATCAATCTTACAGAATCTAATACTGAAGTGTCAAAAGAAGAACTAAAGCAACAACTTCGGGAAGCTCTAGAGGTTAGTAACTGTGCCAAGTGTGCTGCTCTTGaaatctgcatttccttttaatGTAGCAAAGTAAAGCAGAGAGTTAGCTTAGCTGAAGATCTTGGCATGTCCAGAATCTTGGATGGATTCAGGTTCTTGAAATGAGGGTGCTACTTGGAAGCCTCATTAAATATTATGCCAGGAAATCACAGTGAGAAATGCAGTTTATACTCtggactgactttttttttggaggggagggggaagtatttttaaagatgtagaGAATACTAAAAGGATTGTACTCCTTTCctagcaggttttctttttttattaagctTTGGGCCTGAAAATCTACAATGTAAACAGAGTAGTCTTTGggattttactgcatttttgttGAAAGGTAGTTAACtcctacattttaattttactgtggTTAAATGTGTTGATATGTCGGCATCAGTCCAGGCAGAAGGAGCAAGGTGATCTCAGCTGTGAAAATACACGCTTCGTCTGCACTGTGTTCTTTAACCTCAGGATAGTCCGTGGTAGGTCATTTTCAAGCTGTCTTAGCATGGAGAACCTTCAGTGCACAGCAAGTTAAAATGTCAAGGAACCTTACTAATTTTCAGTTAGATAAATCTGATAAATTGCCGCTGCTCCCAGATAGAATTTCAGTATCGATCGCTGAAGTAATAGAACTGGAAGAACTATGAAAAAAGTTTTGTATGACCACAGTGAACAGCCAAGTGACCTACACAGGGGTTAAGGAAAGAGAAGTATTCAAAgcagtacattttcttttaatgcttgGAAATTGAAAAACTTCTTCCTTCTGAAGGGGGAAATGTTGCATAAAGACATGATTGGCATGTACCTGGAGCAGgaatctgttttgttgttgttgtttcgtTCTGGACAAGTAATGGTTTTGATCTAACAGTCCTGACATAATATCTGCGCTATAGAGTATGGATATTTTGTATAAGAGACAGTACATTATATTAATGTAGcatttatattttagtatatatttgtaatatttactATATTTTGTATCTGCTGCATGTATTTGCATGCATGTATATCTGCTATTCTGTTTTGCTTGCTTACTTTAAAGCTCCAGACCTGTGTTGGTATATACAACTTCTTTAGCAAGGAAGAACTGCAGTATTTAGTGGtttattttccaaatacactGGAAGAGAACAGGAAGAATAATAATTACAAGTATTCTTCTTTAAGGATTTTGTGCTAACATGTACTGTTAACATTTCTTCATCGCAAGCAAGCTATTAGTCAGAAAAGAatcctatttgttttttaaagagggCAAATTTACATTGCTATTACGGTCGAGTTTTAACAGGATTAACTTGGCTTTTACTCAGTGtacctattttattttgcttcaggaaGTTGAAATTTTGAAAGTTGAGCTCGAAGCGTCACAAAAACAGCTTGAAGGAAAAGATGAAGCCCTAAGAATTCTTCAGAGTATGGTAGGAGTTGTTTGGAAATCATTTAGGTACTTAGCGGTAAAGGAAAGAAAACGGAAGAAATCTTCCTGCCACTCCTCATCAAAATCCCTCAAACCTTAAGTTTTTCCCAGGGCTATAATTTAAAGCCTTGCATCTGCAAGTGTCTACAGACTCAGCTTCCATGAGTTACTACTTTTTCTGCATGGAACCATTGCGGTTATTTAAGAAGATTTTACTGTTGTAGCAAATTCTCATAATTTTATCTTTGAGGATCCTTGAAGATTTAGCTATTTAACTTAAAGAATAAGGCCTTCTTTCCCAGCCTTTAATTTACGGATTTTGCCAGCGCTTGAAATTCTGCTAGAAAGCACGGATATTTTCAGTTGACTGCTCCATCTGTTGTCTTAGAGGACAGTATGCGTTAAATGTTAGGTCAGACTTTTGTTCacagtttgtaatatttttattcgCTATCACAATGAAATATGTTGAAATTAGTTCCTTTTTTTTAGCCTACTTGCATAACCCATTTATAGTTCTGCACTTTCTACCCTCAGACATTCTTAGTAAGTTACACCTGGATCAAAGTATAAGTATGTTGTAATAAATTTTGTTGAGAGCTGATTTTGTGGACAAGCCTTAAAAAAGATGTGATCTCATTTTAAATGATGTtacatttttcaacagaaaagatTATGGGATTGAAACACAAGTTTGTTATGCAACATAGCTATTTAGTGACTTGAAATTAGAACCCACTGGGACTTAGAAGCAAGTTGCTAGTGTTTGTAATTCTGCGCACTCCTGTTTAACTAAGAATATGGACTTCT encodes:
- the AK6 gene encoding adenylate kinase isoenzyme 6, whose protein sequence is MRRPNILLTGTPGVGKTTLGKELASRAGMTYINVGDMAKEGELYEGFDEEYDCPILDEDRVIDELEDKMSEGGVIVDYHGCDFFPERWFHIVFVLRTENSFLYDRLESRGYKGKKLQDNIQCEIFQTLYEEAMVSYREEIVRQLPSNTPEDLERNLDQIMQWIEQWMKDNN